GTTCGCGACACTTGTCGCAAATCTCCAGTTTCCGCATCATTTCTTCTGCAAGTTGGTCTGAGTGGTGTTCTATAAGTCGCACCAGCCTGAGAGCAATCATGATCGCCTCCCGTGGTGGACAGCCCTCACGCGGATTGTAATCCCAAAACCCCTCCGCGGGCGCATTGGAAAATGGTTATCTCGGATAGCTGTGAAACACTTTTCGCACAAAACCATGAAACCTGTGAATGCCGCCACTGTTATTCAAGAACATGAACGGACACTCACCATTTATGACGTTCACCCCTGCGTTCCTCAGACGCGAGAGTGAAAGCGGCGATACCTTGCTCCGCCCGTTATACCCATAAATCCACACGTGACGAACTCCAGCTTTGGCGCAGTCCTGCATGAGATCTTCCGTTATCGCCTGAGGCGTCATCAGTAATACGGCGTCAGGCGCAGGCCTCACATCCGCCAGTCGCGGACAGAATTGCGATCCATCGACTTCTGTTGCGTTCGGGTTAACAGCAACCGTCTCATAACCTCGCGCAACGAATTCCTTGAACAACGAGCGACTGAAATCTTTTGGATTCCGCGAAACGCCAATCACCGCAATCCGCTTCTGCCCCAGAAATTCTCGAATTTCGTCCAGAGAATTCATATTGATCCTGAGGTTATCCTAAGGTGGTCGAATAACTATTTCAGTGACTGCCGTACTAGCGGGATGTGCGAGCGGGGACGCGATTCAGGTTCAGCCGTAGTGCGGCTTCTCCTATAACCAACCCGTCACTCTGCAAGGAAGCTCAGAATTCTTGCGATGCCTTCCCTGCAGACGTCCTCTCGAGTAATCAGGCTCAGTACCAGGTACCCCTCCGATACGAAGTCGAAGAAATGTCCCGGCTGCACCAGCACGTTTTCCTGCTCCAGCAATTGAATGGCAAGTTCTTCATCCGATCGGATAGCCGGCACACGCAGCACGGCGTACCAGCCTCCCTCAACCTGCAAACGTTGGCACAGGCTCTGCTTGCGCAGTTGCCCATCCAGCGTGGCAAGATTCTCCTTCACTCTCGCCTTCAACTGCTGCTGAATCCCCTCGCGCATCGCCAGCATCTCCGGTAAGGCCCACTGCACTGGCGCATTAGGCGAGAGGTAAGTATCCGCAATCACCTCCAGCCGCGCTGACGCCTCCTGCGCGACCGATTCCGGCCCGCTCAGCGCCATCCACGCCGACTTCATCTGCGGCAACCCGCTGATCTTCGACAACCCGCTCAAGGTGAGCGTCAAAGCCCCCCAACTTCCCGCAAACGAGAGTGGAGCGTCCCCACCAACTGAATAGTCCAGGAACACCTCATCCACAATGATGGCTAGGCCGCGCTCGTCGCAAATGCGATCCAACAGCCGCTTCTCTTCTTTCTTCACATATGATCCGGTCGGGTTATTCGGATGGACGACCAGGACTGCCCGCGTGTTCGAAGCCATCGCGCACTCGAGCGAATGGAAATCAATCTGCCATCCGTGATCGTAAATCAACTCATACGGAACCAGTTTCACGTCCTGCAAATCGGCGAGAAACTCGAATAACGGGTAGCTGGGTTGCGGAACGAGGACCTCGTCGCCGGGATCGCAGAGCAGGCGAAACACATATGTGTACGCCTCACTCGTGCTCACGGTTAAAAAGATCTGCTCGGCCGAAACTTCGATTCCCTTCTCGGCGTAGTACCCGGCAACCGCCTTTCGCGCCGGCAGCAATCCTTTTGACGCCGGCTCATAATCCAGCCCCCGCGGCGAGGCCAACGCCTTCAGCAGTCGTTCCGACTCATATTGCAACCCAACTTCGGTCGGATTAGACGCCGTCAGGTCCAGCAGTTCGCGCCCACTGGCGCGAAAGCGTTCGAGTGCTTCCGTATATTTGTTTTTCGTCAGCTTCCAATTCGTTCGGCGCGAGAACATGGCCTTGAATCTACAAGCTGCCGTTCGTCCGCGCAAACTTCAACCAGCAGCTCACGCATGGCAACCTAGCCGTCACTCCGCGTGTCTCAACCCCAGAGAGCGATCGCCCGAATCTTGGAGGCCCAATGATTGGGGACCTGCTGAACCGCTGGCCTGTCGTCAAGCAGATCAAATCAGGCTCATGGCGCGGAACCGGAGAAGAAGCCATGAGCGATCACACCAAGCAGCTTCTCCCCAAGCACTTCGACGCCGATGTCGCCCGGTCGATCTGTCCTTATTGCGGCGTTGGCTGCGGCCAGCTCGCGTTCCACAAAGATGGCCAGCTCATCTCCATCGAAGGCGATCCGGCCTCGCCCATCTCCCGTGGCCGGCTTTGCCCCAAGGGCGCGGATACATTTGAACTGCACACGCATCCGCACCGCCTGAAGAAAGTGCGCTATCGCCGCCCATATGCGACCGAGTGGGAGGAGATTCCACTCGAGCAGGCGATGGACATGGTTGCCGACCGCCTTTGGGAATCCCGCGAGCGTACTTTCCAGGAAAAAGAAGATGGCGACTGGGTAATGCAGACCAAGAAGATCGCGCATCTCGGCGGCGCAACCCTCGACAACGAAGAGAACTACCTAATAAAGAAGTTATTTTCGGGTGGCCTCGGTATGGTGTGCATCTCCAACCAGGCCCGTATATGACACAGCTCTACCGTGCCCGGTCTGGGCACATCGTTCGGACGCGGCGGCGCCACCACCGCGCAAACTGATCTCGCCAACGCCGACGCCATCCTCATCATGGGCTCCAACATGGCGGAGAACCACCCTGTCGGGTTCCAGTGGGTTATGGAGGCGCGTGAGAAGAACAACGCCACTATCATCCACGTCGACCCGCGATTCACTCGCACCTCGGCTATGGCCGATATGTGGGTGCCTCTGCGCGCCGGAACCGACATCCTTTTCCTCGGCGGCCTGATCAATTACGCCATTACGCACAACAAAATCTTCCGCGACTACGTTGTTCCCTACACCAATGCTGGCGTCATCCTCCGGGATGATTTCAAGGACACTGAAGACCTCGGCGGCGTTTTTTCGGGCTGGAGCGGTAAAACCAAGAAATACAGTCCAGAAACCTGGCTCTATAAGGGTGAGCCGCGCAAGGAAGGCACACCTGCAATTCCCGGCCACTCTGAGTCAGGCGGAGGTCACGGCAAGGACCGCGGAGGTGAAGCCGGTAAGGTCAGTGAGTACGAGTTCGATGCCACGCTTCAGAATCCCCGCTGCGTTTTCCAGGTGTTGAAGCGCCATTTCTCCCGTTACACGCCGGAGATGATCGAGCGCCATGCCGGTCTTCCCAAGGACAAGTTCTTGAAGGTTGCCGAGGCCTTTACCTCTGCATCCGGCCCAGACAAGACCGCCGCCATCTGCTACGCCGTTGGCTGGACGCAACACTCCAAGGGCGTTCAAATCATTAGGACAGCGGCAATTCTTCAACTATTACTTGGGAACATCGGGCGTCCTGGCGGCGGCATACTTGCCCTCCGCGGACACGCGTCCATCCAGGGTTCCACCGATATTCCGACCCTCTATGACATCCTCCCCGGCTATCTGCCCATGCCGTTCTTCGAGGCAGATTCGAAAACGTTCGAGAACTACATTAACAAGCACCGCGCAAACAAGGGCCTGTGGTGGCACTTTGAAGACTACTTCGTCAGCCTCATGAAGGCCTGGTATGGCGAGCACGCGCAGAAGGAGAACAACTGGTGCTTCGATCTCCTGCCCCGTGTCACCGGTGACCATTCGCACTTCGGCTATTGGCTCGACATGCAGGACGGCAAGATGGAAGGCCTCTTCGTCATGGGCCAGAACCCGGCCGTCGGGGCTTCCAACGGGCGACTCGAACGTACAGCGTTGTCCAAGCTCAAATGGCTGGTTGTCCGAGACATGGTGGAAACCGAGACCGCCTCATTCTGGTACAACTCACCGGAAGTCGAGCGCGGCGAACTGAATTCCAAGGACATCGCCACAGAGGTTTTCCTTTTCCCAGCCGCCGGCAGCGCGGAGAAAGAAGGCACTTTCACCAACACGCAGCGGCTATTGCAATATCGCGAAAAGGCCGTGAATCCACCAGGCGACGCCCGCAGCGAAACTTGGTTCATGTATCACCTTGGAAAGCGCCTCAAGAAGAAAGCCGTTGGAAAAATCGGCGTCCGCTACGAACCCATCCAAAAGCTTCAGTGGAATTACACGACGCATGGTCTTCACGAGGAGCCCAGCGTTTCTCAAATCCTTCAGGAGATCAATGGCCGCGATCTGAACACTGGCGAGTTGCTCCCGAGCTACAAAAAGCTGGAAGCCGACGGCAGCACTGCCTGCGGATGTTGGATCTACTCCGGCGTCTTTCCTAAGGACTTGGAGAACAAGGCGCACAAGCGCGAACCCGTTGGCTACCTTGGCCACGGCTGGGGCTTCAGCTGGCCAAACGACGTTCGCATCCTATATAACCGCGCCTCCGCCCGTCCTGACGGGAAGCCCTGGAGCGAGCGCAAAAAGCTCGTCTGGTGGGATGAAGAAAAATCAGAGTGGACCGGGCTCGACACACCCGATTTCGAGAAGAAGATCCGCCCGGATTACAAGCCCAGCAAAGAAGCTACAGGGTCGGAAGCAATCCCCGGCGATAAGCCGTTCATCTTGCATCCTGACGGCATGGGCTGGCTTTTTGTTACCAGTGGTCTCAAGGACGGACCGCTCCCCGTTCACTACGAGCCGCTCGAATCGTTGTTCCCTAATGTGCTCTACCCGGAGTACGACAATAATCCTGCCGCGAAAAAGAAAGAGCGGCCTGACAATCCGTACTCGCAACCTTCCGACGCCCGCTTCCCTTACGTCCTCACGACCTATCGCCTGACCGAGCATCACACCGCCGGCGGAATGTCACGCTCGCTGGGGCATCTTTCCGAACTGCAGCCTGAGCTTTTCTGCGAGGTCTCGCCCGAACTCGCCGGCACTCTCGGCCTCGAGCACGGCGGTTGGGCCTGTATCTACACTCCTCGATCCATCATTGAAGCGCGCGTAATGGTGACCGCACGCATGCGGCCACTCTGGGTAGAAGGCCGCACGGTTCACCAGGTCGGACTTCCCTATCACTGGGGATACAACGGCCTTGCTCTCGGCGATGTCGTGAACGATCTGCTCGTCATCTCGGAGGAGCCCAACGTGCGCATTATGGAAACCAAGGCCCTCGTCTGCGATATCGTCCCTGGCCGGCGTGAAGCTGGTGCCAAAGCACTGGAGCAATGGAAATCACACATGAGAGAGGCCGTATGACCACGACCGCATTTCTCACCGACTCGACTCTCTGCATCGGCTGTAAAGCCTGCGAGGTCGCCTGCAAGGAATGGAATGGCATCTCCGACGACGGCCTGAACTTCACCGGTTTTAGCTACGACAACACAGGCGCCGTCGGCCACTCCACATGGCGACACGTTAAGTTCATCGAAGCCATGCCCATTCCGGGCGAAGGCGGCAATGCTCCCGACGTCGCATCCTGGGCGTTCTCGTCCGACGTCTGCAAGCACTGCGAAGTCGCCGGATGCCTCGAGGCCTGCCCCACCGGCGCGATCGTGCGCACCGAATTCGGCGGAGTCTTCGTTCAGCCGGACGTTTGCAACGGCTGCGCCTACTGTGTCGTCTCCTGCCCATTCGGCGTTGTTCAGAAAAATAAGGATGACGGTCGTGCATTCAAATGCACCTTCTGCTACGACCGCCAGAAGATTGGGCTTCCGCCTGCATGCGCAAAAGCCTGCCCAACAGAATCGATCAAGTTCGGCGAAATTAACGAACTTCGACTCGCCGGGCAGGAGCGTGTCCGTGAACTGCGCTCGCGCGGAATGGAAGACGCCGAGTTTTACGATCCCACGGAAACCAGCGTCAAGGGCACGCACGCATTCTTCATCACGCGCGGCGATCCCAAGCAGTACAACCTGCCGCCGCAACCGGAAGTCCCCACAACTTATCTACGTTCCGGGTGGATGTCCTCGGCACTCGCAGCCGGGGTACTCGCCGTAGGAAGCCTGATCGCATTCCTGGGGAGTGGCCGGCCATGAGCGATCCCCTCCTCAATCTCCCAAACGAGTACGCGCAGCAGGGCTGGCACGCCGATCGGGAAGCACGGCTCCTCGAAATTCGCAAGCGCGCGGAAGAGTTCGGCGAAGTCACTGAGAAGGGCGTCATTCCCGCTGGCGCTCCTTTTCCGATTGCGTCACCGAGTACCGGATACTACGGCATCCCTCTTCTGAAGCAGCCGCAATGGAATCCGGGAATTCCCGTCTACTTTTTCGTTGGCGGAGCCGCTGGCGCGTCAGCCGTGATCGGCGCGATGGCCCACTTGACTGGTCGTGACGACAAAGTTGCTCGCGATGCTCGCCTCGTCGCGGCCGCCGGTGCTGCCGTATCCGGCGCACTGCTCGTAGCCGATCTTGGCCGGCCTTCGCGCTTCCTTAACATGCTGCGAATGTTCAAGCCGCAGAGTCCTATGTCCATGGGCGCCTGGATACTCGCGGGCTTCGGAACTTTCTCCGGTGCCGCCGCCGTCGCGCAAATCCTCGCGGATCGTTTCGCCTTCGGACCATTCCGCATCATTGGTAATGTCGCCGAAGGATTCTCGGCGCTCTTCGGCCTACCCTTCTCCAACTACACCGGCGTGCTCATCGGCGCTACCGTCATTCCCGTGTGGAATCACAACGTCCGGACCCTGCCATTTCACTTTGGGATGTCCGGCATGAACGCCGGCGTCTCGGTGCTCGAGCTTCTCGGCAATGACACCTCGCCCGCGCTGAACCGTATCGGAATTATCTCCGCCGCCGCGGAAATCTATGAAGGCGTTGAACTCGAACGCAAGCGCGACCCGATCGTCAACGAACCGTTGAAGCACGGCGTCAGCGGTTGGATCACGCGTGCCGGCGGAATTCTCTCCGGCCCCGTGCCTCTCGTCCTCCGCGTCGCCGCCGAAGCCATGGGCGTTCGCCGCTCCCGCCAGCTTCGCCGCGCCGCCGCCGTCTCCAGCATCGCCGGATCGCTGCTCACGCGAATCGGTTGGCTCCGCGCCGGCCACGCGTCCGCAAAAGATTGGCGGCTGCCACTCCAGGTGAAAGCTCAGCCGCGCTTGCGCGAAATGCAATCTAAACCCGAATACCCGCATCTCCGCAAAACCGGCTCGTAGCTCGTCACTGTCTGGAGGGGCAGGTGACCTCGCCTGCCCGAGCTTTACTTTCGACGAAAGAGTTTTAGTGGCGCTGGCAACGGCTGTCCCATCCGCTAAAATCTCTGAATGCCGTTCTCCATCCGCCCCGCCGTAACCCCCGAGGACTTCGATATCGCCCGCACAATGTTCAGGGAGTACCAGGCCTCGATCGACACCGATCTTTGCTTCCAAAGCTTCGAGCAGGAACTCGCGGGACTACCCGGCAAGTACGCGCCCCCGCGTGGCACCCTTCTTATCGCGTGGATGGATAGCGAGGACCAAACGCAAATTCCCGCAGGCGTGATCGCCATGCGCCCACTCGCCGACGACATCTGCGAGATGAAGCGCCTTTACGTCCGCCCCATCGCCCGCGGACACAATCTGGGACGCCGCCTCATCGAGCATCTGATCAAAACCGCTCGCTCGGCCGGCTACCGCAAAATGCGCCTCGATACCCTGACCGACAAAATGGCCCGCGCTATTACCCTTTACCGCGCCTTCGGCTTCTACGACATCGCACCTTACTTCGATAGTCCATTGCCCAACGAACTCTTTCTCGAACTCGACCTTGAATCGGCTGCCACCGCCCAACCATAATCGTTTTTCGTCTTTTACCTTTGCGGTTTTTCCCTTCCCGTTTGCGTTTTTACTCGATCCGCTCGAACTGATACCGCTTCTCTTTTAACGCCGTAACTAACTCATGTACATGCTCCGCCCCACGCGTTTCCATGGTGAGATCGATCGCGGTATTTCCTAAATCCACTCCGAAGTAAGTCCGATCGTAAGCAGTCTGGACGATATTCGCCCGATGCTCCGCCAGCACGCCCGTCAAGTTGTGAAGCGCACCAGGATAATCCGGCAGATGGATTCTCAGCCGCACCATCCGACCGTCTTCTGCCAAGCCGCGCTCGATGATCCGCGACAGAATCGAAACGTCGAGATTCCCGCCGCTGATCACCACTCCGACATTCTTTCCCATCACCGCTAACTTTCTGTGCAGCAGTGCCGCGACCGGAGCCGCTCCCGCACCCTCGACCAGCGTCTTTTCCCGTTCGAGTAACAGCAGAATCGCCGCTGCGATCTCGTCCTCGTCGACGGTCACGATGTCGTCCACGTACCGCTGCACCATCTCGAACGTACGTTCGCCCGCGCGCCGCACCGCAATTCCATCAGCGAGCGTCGACGAAACGGGCAGCGTCACTGGTCCACCTTTCCGTACGGCTTCCCGCATCGAAGGCAGCCTGGCCGTCTGCACGCCGATTACACGCACCTTCGGATTCGCCTCTTTGATCGCGCACGCCACTCCGCTGATCATCCCGCCGCCACCGATTGAGGCGATCAGGACATCAATTTCTGGTACCTGCTCCATCAATTCGAACCCGAGCGTTCCCTGTCCCGCCATGACCGCATCGTCATCGAACGGATGCACGAACGTACGCCCAGACTCCGTGCACCGGCGCAGCGCCTCTTCGCAGGCTTCATCGTAATTCGCGCCATGAAGGATCACCTCTCCGCCGAACCGCCGCGTCGCCATGACCTTGATCAGTGGCGTCGCCATCGGCATCACGATCTGTGCTGAGATCCCGCGCTGCGTCGCGTGGTAAGAAATGGCCTGCGCATGATTTCCTGCCGAGGCCGCTATCAGGCCACACAAACGCTCGTCCGCCGAGAGCGTCAGAATCTTGTTCAGCGCCCCGCGCTCCTTGTACGACCCGGTCATCTGCAGGTTCTCGTACTTGAGCCATACGCGGCTCTCCGTCATTTGTGACAACGCGCTCGACTTCGCGCACCGCGACACCAGCACCGAACTCCCGATTCGTTCCCGCGCCGCTTTTACATCACCGACTGTGATCATCCGTTCTTTGACCTCGGTGGACCAGGTTCACACTCTGCTGCTGACGGTTAACCAGGGTCCTTTCCCCAATTGAAAAGCCACCACTCGTCTCGGCGGGTGGTGGCTTTCTTACGTAGATCTTTCGCCCGGCCCGCCTATGGAGCGATGGCAATAATCCGAATAATCGCGAGGGCGGATTTCCGGATGAACACACGACCGTAACTCGCCGCTGGTTCCAGCGAAATTGCCGGCCTTGAGAACATGTTCATCATGGCGTTCGTCATTCATACAGGGAAGCAGACCTGATGGTCAAGTTACTAGTACTAATGCGCTATTAGCCGCCTCACAACGGTGTCCGCGCGTTTGGAAGAATCGGCCCGTTGACTCCCCGGCCCAACGGCAGTACGCTTCCCCTGTCGTGGGGAGGCGACTGCCATGATTCCACGTGTCTTCTTTGGATTGGTTCTGCTGGTTCTTCTTCTCTCGTCCCAAGCCTTCTCGCAAGCCACTGTCGAATCGGGACTCGCCAATTCTGCCGCCGGCAATGCGGCTGCAAAAACCGGCTCCGCGCTCGGCAATGCTCTCAGCAACGCTTTCGACAAGAGCACACAGAAATTATCTAATGCCACAGAGGCTCCCGCGCAACCGAACCCAACACCCGTGACGACAACAGTTCCGCCCGCAGGCACGAACACTGCAACTGCGACGAACACGCCCCACGCACCGCTGCCGGCCCGTGACGCCGCTGTTGTCCAGTTCTCCGTTCAAGACGTCGGAACCAGTTGTCCTCCCGCAAAAGACTGGACCCAGGCTGACAACCAGCCTTCAGCAGACAACAAGCTCACGGTTTGCTCGCTTCATGCTTCCTCTGGGCCGTTCCCAAAAACCAAGTACAAACCGGTGGTAGATATAAAGTTCTAACTGCGTGATAGTGCCGTTGAATCACATCCCCCTGCTTCCCCCGTCACTGACGCCGATTTCTGTGCCTGCTTAACTATTCGCAAACTGTTTACTTTCAGGAGGTCATTGTGCACCCACCAAGGGCGTTGCACATCGTCCTCAGTCTCGTTGCCATTGCGGGCTTCTTCCTTTTCATCACCGCCTGCATGCCATCATGGAGTCCCGATGGCTCTCAACTCGTCTTCGACTATGTCAGGGCTGGCACGAAAGAATGCGGGATCGCGCTGTACGACACCGCGACCGGCAAAGCGACCTCCATCTACACTTATCGTCCGAAGGGCTCGAGCCAGCCAGTCATTTCTGCACAGTGGCGCGAGGATGGCCGCACCGTTCTTGCCTTCGTGTACGACGATGCCGCCCCCAGCGAAGAACGCTCATTCCTTGCCGAGGTTGCTCCCAACGGCGACGTAGTTCGAATCATCAAACTCAATCAGAGCGAGGGCTACTTCGCTCCCGCCGCTGAAGTTCGCCGTGTGCTCTATTTATGGGGCGATCATCCCATCAAAGTCGACCTCGGTAGCGGAGAATACAAAGACATAGAGGATCTGGGTACTGCCTATTTCTTCCGCGCCAACGACCAGGTTGCATTCATCGCCAAGTCGGAAAGCATGGAAAACAAGGACCTGTTCCTGATCGGCAGCCTGGAATCTGATTCCTCACAACCCCACAATTCCACGGAGTTTCGCGTCCCCAACCCAAGCGAAAGCGACTACAACGGTTTCGTTCCACCGCCCGCCACAGACCGCACCGGCCGCATTGCTTTGCCGGTGGCACGGGAAGATAAGACTGCCGTCATCGTGATCTGCGACCAACAAGGATTGCAACGCATCATCGAGCCGAAACTCGACCCGCACTCCCAAATCGGCAACCTCCAATGGTCTCCCGATGGCAACTCGCTTTATGCCGGGGTGCTCGGTGCTGTTAAAAAGAACACGTCCGTATGGTCAATCGCCGAAATCAATGCGGAGACCGGCGATATTGTGCGGATCGTCCCCGTCTCACAAATGAACGCTTCCGAGGGAGATGTTGATTCCAGCTTCTTCCATCACTTCCCAATTGCGCTTTCGCCCGATGGCCGCACCATTGCCACGAACCTGGCCGGGGCACCGGATAAGAGTGTTTCTGAAACTGATCGAGCCCTGTATCTTCTCGATCTCAACGGCGACTCAGCCAAGGTGACTAAGGTTCCCTACCCGGCAGCGAAGTGATATGGACTTTCTCCGCCACCTCTTCTCGCATATCTGCGGTCAGGTCAACTGCTGGCACGCTGGCGGTGTCGTCAGCGCTGCCTGTCAGCGCTGCACCGGACTCTACATCGGAGCGCTCGTCGCAGCTATCGCGTTCGTCACCTTCCGTCCGCGCCCGACTTCCCGCTCGCTCTGGTTACACGGCATCGCAATGCTTCTGATGCTTCCCTTCGGCTATCACCTGGTCCCTCAGAGCACTGTCGTTCGCGCAATCACCGGCCAGTTGTTCGGTTATGGGATGAGTTTTTACCTGCTGCTCCTGCCCGCCGATCGTTTTGATTTTTGGTGCACAGGAATACCGACTATTTCCAGCGTCTGGTATCTCATCAGCCTCATTACCGCGATTCCGGTCATCCTGCTGGGCGCAACTTCTGGCTCGCCGCTGGCGGTTACCGCCCTCAGCTATCTCGCTTTCGCCGGACTCATGTCGGTCACATATCTCATCTCGTGGAACGCGCTCATTCTGCTCGCAACGGCTTGGGGTGCCGTCAGCACGCGCATGTCTGGAACTGCATGAGCGACCTCCTCCTCTTCGTCCGGCCGCCCCGGCCCATCTGGCCGTTCAACGGACCTGACAGTGCGTTCTGGCCGCCGCTCGCCTTCGCCTCGCTTGCTGCCGCCGTCCGCGAACAGCTTCCAAACGTTAAAGTCTCCATCCTTGATGCACCTGCTCTGCGCATGGGCTGGCGCACGCTTGAGCAGCATCTGGGCGCCCTGAAGCCGAGTTACGTCGCGATCGGCGAAGAAGCCGTCAGTTGCGCCGATGATCTTCGCCTCGCCGCCCTGGCGAAATCCATGGGCGCGCAAGTGCTCGCCGGGGGATGCTGTTTCGGAAATCTGGCCGCCGAAGTGCTTTCCACAGGCCTCGTCGACTTCGTCGTCCACGGAGAGGGCGAACAGACACTCATCGAGCTCATGCAAGCCCTCGTGTCGCATGAGACACACTCTCTTCGTGACATCAAAGGTATCTCCTTCCGGGAAGAGGACACCCTCGTCAGAACGCCATGGCGTGACCCAATCGAAGATCTCGATCGTCTTCCGTTCCCCGCCTACGATCTTCTCCCAATGCACCGCTACGGCGCCGAAAGCCGCAACCATCGCGATTTCGTCGCCCTCGAACTCAGCCGCGGCTGCTGCCACCGTTGTTCCTTCTGCGTGCTCTGGCGTCAGATGGGGCGCCCTTCACCAGCTGTCGTGGCGCCGGGCGCGGCCCAGCAAATCGTCGAACCGTGCCTTCGCACTAAGTCCCCCGAGCGCGTCGTTGCCGAAGTCGAGTACGTGACTAAGAATTTCGGTCGCAAATACATCGGCTGGGTGGACCCGTGCTTCAATGCCAACCCGACCGTTCCTCGCCGAGTCGCTGAGATGCTTCTCTCGCGCGGACTGAAAATCGGCCAGAGCGCCTGGGTCCGTGCTGACTACCTCTGCCGCGACGCTGCCTCCGGTGCACTCGAACTGTGCGTTCGCGCCGGATTGAACGAAATCTATATCGGAATCGAGCGTTGCTCGAACAATGAATTGGGGAGTCTTGCGAAGGGTTCGCAATATGAGGAGGTACGCAGTGCCCTTCAGCACATTACGACGCGCTACCCCGCCGTCTGTACTATCGGGTCTTTTATCTATGGCATCGAAGGTGATACTCGCGACACTATTCGCGAACTGTTCCGCGGCGCCTATGACCTCCCACTGGATGTGGTGATCTTTATCCCGCTCACTCCCCTGCCCGGTACGCCTTTCTGGGATCGCTCGCTCTGGGACGGCACCGGAACCTCCCTACGCCAGTGCAGCTTTCTTCCAAACCCGATCGGTTCTGCCGCGGAACACCACAAGGCCCTGCTCCACGATATGACCTGGTACTGGCCCCCAGGTCGCCTTCGCTGCCTGGTGCATTCTCTCGCAGCGCCCGACGCCCGACGCCGCAGCATCGCACGGCGCATCTTCAGCCGCGGCTTCCGCTTCATCCTCAGCCCGCGTCATCGCGATCCCATGCCAATTCCGGCATGGTACGAAAGCTAGCCCGTTCTCTGTTTAATCCACAATGAACAGCTTTGCTCCGCTTGCGGTTGAGGACCTATGTGCTTCCATCCCATCCGCCACCTGGTAGCTCATTCCCGGCCGCAAAGTTATCCTGCGTCCGTCCTGCAATTCCGTTTCGAGCTGCCCTTCAACACACAACAAGATGTGCCCTTTGCTGCACCAGTGGTCCGCCTTGTACCCCGCCGTGTACTCCACCATGCGAACACGAATGTTCCCGACATTCTGTGTGCGCCA
This is a stretch of genomic DNA from Terriglobia bacterium. It encodes these proteins:
- a CDS encoding CoA-binding protein, which encodes MNSLDEIREFLGQKRIAVIGVSRNPKDFSRSLFKEFVARGYETVAVNPNATEVDGSQFCPRLADVRPAPDAVLLMTPQAITEDLMQDCAKAGVRHVWIYGYNGRSKVSPLSLSRLRNAGVNVINGECPFMFLNNSGGIHRFHGFVRKVFHSYPR
- a CDS encoding 4Fe-4S dicluster domain-containing protein; the protein is MTTTAFLTDSTLCIGCKACEVACKEWNGISDDGLNFTGFSYDNTGAVGHSTWRHVKFIEAMPIPGEGGNAPDVASWAFSSDVCKHCEVAGCLEACPTGAIVRTEFGGVFVQPDVCNGCAYCVVSCPFGVVQKNKDDGRAFKCTFCYDRQKIGLPPACAKACPTESIKFGEINELRLAGQERVRELRSRGMEDAEFYDPTETSVKGTHAFFITRGDPKQYNLPPQPEVPTTYLRSGWMSSALAAGVLAVGSLIAFLGSGRP
- the nrfD gene encoding NrfD/PsrC family molybdoenzyme membrane anchor subunit; amino-acid sequence: MSDPLLNLPNEYAQQGWHADREARLLEIRKRAEEFGEVTEKGVIPAGAPFPIASPSTGYYGIPLLKQPQWNPGIPVYFFVGGAAGASAVIGAMAHLTGRDDKVARDARLVAAAGAAVSGALLVADLGRPSRFLNMLRMFKPQSPMSMGAWILAGFGTFSGAAAVAQILADRFAFGPFRIIGNVAEGFSALFGLPFSNYTGVLIGATVIPVWNHNVRTLPFHFGMSGMNAGVSVLELLGNDTSPALNRIGIISAAAEIYEGVELERKRDPIVNEPLKHGVSGWITRAGGILSGPVPLVLRVAAEAMGVRRSRQLRRAAAVSSIAGSLLTRIGWLRAGHASAKDWRLPLQVKAQPRLREMQSKPEYPHLRKTGS
- the fdh gene encoding formate dehydrogenase, whose protein sequence is MIGDLLNRWPVVKQIKSGSWRGTGEEAMSDHTKQLLPKHFDADVARSICPYCGVGCGQLAFHKDGQLISIEGDPASPISRGRLCPKGADTFELHTHPHRLKKVRYRRPYATEWEEIPLEQAMDMVADRLWESRERTFQEKEDGDWVMQTKKIAHLGGATLDNEENYLIKKLFSGGLGMVCISNQARIUHSSTVPGLGTSFGRGGATTAQTDLANADAILIMGSNMAENHPVGFQWVMEAREKNNATIIHVDPRFTRTSAMADMWVPLRAGTDILFLGGLINYAITHNKIFRDYVVPYTNAGVILRDDFKDTEDLGGVFSGWSGKTKKYSPETWLYKGEPRKEGTPAIPGHSESGGGHGKDRGGEAGKVSEYEFDATLQNPRCVFQVLKRHFSRYTPEMIERHAGLPKDKFLKVAEAFTSASGPDKTAAICYAVGWTQHSKGVQIIRTAAILQLLLGNIGRPGGGILALRGHASIQGSTDIPTLYDILPGYLPMPFFEADSKTFENYINKHRANKGLWWHFEDYFVSLMKAWYGEHAQKENNWCFDLLPRVTGDHSHFGYWLDMQDGKMEGLFVMGQNPAVGASNGRLERTALSKLKWLVVRDMVETETASFWYNSPEVERGELNSKDIATEVFLFPAAGSAEKEGTFTNTQRLLQYREKAVNPPGDARSETWFMYHLGKRLKKKAVGKIGVRYEPIQKLQWNYTTHGLHEEPSVSQILQEINGRDLNTGELLPSYKKLEADGSTACGCWIYSGVFPKDLENKAHKREPVGYLGHGWGFSWPNDVRILYNRASARPDGKPWSERKKLVWWDEEKSEWTGLDTPDFEKKIRPDYKPSKEATGSEAIPGDKPFILHPDGMGWLFVTSGLKDGPLPVHYEPLESLFPNVLYPEYDNNPAAKKKERPDNPYSQPSDARFPYVLTTYRLTEHHTAGGMSRSLGHLSELQPELFCEVSPELAGTLGLEHGGWACIYTPRSIIEARVMVTARMRPLWVEGRTVHQVGLPYHWGYNGLALGDVVNDLLVISEEPNVRIMETKALVCDIVPGRREAGAKALEQWKSHMREAV
- a CDS encoding pyridoxal phosphate-dependent aminotransferase, encoding MFSRRTNWKLTKNKYTEALERFRASGRELLDLTASNPTEVGLQYESERLLKALASPRGLDYEPASKGLLPARKAVAGYYAEKGIEVSAEQIFLTVSTSEAYTYVFRLLCDPGDEVLVPQPSYPLFEFLADLQDVKLVPYELIYDHGWQIDFHSLECAMASNTRAVLVVHPNNPTGSYVKKEEKRLLDRICDERGLAIIVDEVFLDYSVGGDAPLSFAGSWGALTLTLSGLSKISGLPQMKSAWMALSGPESVAQEASARLEVIADTYLSPNAPVQWALPEMLAMREGIQQQLKARVKENLATLDGQLRKQSLCQRLQVEGGWYAVLRVPAIRSDEELAIQLLEQENVLVQPGHFFDFVSEGYLVLSLITREDVCREGIARILSFLAE